From [Flavobacterium] thermophilum:
AATATACTCGTAAGCCAATTGGGTTTTGTTTTTCGCTTTCGTTTCCATACGTTTATCATATACTAGATCGTATACATTGACTAGCCATTATGCCTGTTCGGCAGACAAGGCGGTCTGTTTCTCCCCTTTGCCGAATGCGGGGATTGGCGGATCGCCGACCGCGACGTGGACAACTTGCACTTCCGTATAGAAATCAAAGCCGTAATGCCCGCCTTCGCGGCCGATGCCGCTGTATTTCGTCCCGCCAAACGGGATGCGCAAATCGCGGACGTTCGGTGAATTGACCCACGCCATCCCGCTTTCGATCGCTTGGGAGACGCGGTGGCCGCGCTTCATGTCGTTCGTCCAGACGTACGCCGCCAATCCGTACTTCACATCGTTCGCCAACCGAATGGCCTCTTCTTCACTCGTGAAAGACATGACGGCCATGACCGGTCCGAAAATTTCTTCCTGCGCCACTTTCATCCTATTTCGCGCAGGAGACTCCCACTTCAACGACCAAAGGGAGTAAGTGGGAGAGGAATGCGCGTTCCCCTTTTCTTTTGTGTATGATATAATAAAGGCGTGGAGAAAACCGTTTAATAAAGGCACTCCAATAACTGCTACTCGATGTATGGAGTTGGTTACAGGAAACGTTGTAACCGTAAAACATCGAGCGTAGATCCGTCTGTTGTGTGTGGAAGCCAAGTACTGCCAACAGACACACCGAGAGAATCGGTAACGATGCAGGCATGACCTGCGTCGTTGGGTAGTTGTCAACCTGCCCTGATGCAACCCCAAGTCAAGGAAGGAGGACGAAGTCCGCTTGTACTTCTGGGGAGTTGCAAGCCCCCACTTCAAGCGTTAGCGAAGTGGGGGTAGTTGACATCGCCCAGCCGCCGCTCAGCCAGCAGCTGAAGCAGCTCGAAGAAGAGCTCGGCGTTCCTTTATTTGACCGGAAGGCGAAAAAAATGGAGCTCACCGCACCAGGCAAAGCGTTTTACGAAAAGGCGAAACGGCTGCTCGCCCAGCTTGATGACGCCGTAGCGGAAGTAAAAGAAATCGAAGAGGGAACGGCGGGAACGCTGTCGATCGGCTGCGTCAAATCGTGCTTTTACTATTGGCTTTCCAAAAAAAAATCAGGCGCCGTTGGGCGCCTCATCACAACCCTGCCGACCGCTGCAGCCGCTTGGCGATTTCCAAAAAATCTTCGGCCGAAATCCCGGGAGCGAATTCTTCCGGCACTTCGTCCAAATCGGGGATCGCCCCCCCTTGGGGCGCTCCTTCGACCACCTCGAGCGGCTGGCCGTCGCTTGGATGGGTTCCTTTCCAAATGCGGACGATTTCTTTGTAATAGCGATCGCTGAACGTATAAAGACGGCGGTGGACGCCTTGATCCTCATACTTTCTCGCCGCATCGAACACGCGGTTATCGAGGTTCGGGATTGGCAGAAGCTTCGTCACATCAACGCCCGTCGCCACTTCCAACGCCTTGGCGTACGCCAAAACATGAACGCCCCCGCGCACAAGCAAGTAGCCGATCATCTCGCGGGCGGTAGGGTGGTCCGTCATTTCATAGACGCGCATTTTATGCGTGCGCGCTCCGCATTCCAGGAAAAAGTTGTGAAGCAAATCCAAAATCAAGTTGCCGCTGTTGAACACGTACTCCCCCGTCCACGCCTTCCCCATCGAATCGCCGGGAAACGCCGTCTGCGCCGTCGCGATAAAATGATACGTATTGCGCTTGTCTTTCGCATCCTTCATCGGCGCTGTATCCGGATCACCTGGATGGGTGGAGCCGGTCAAGCAAAGGTTGATCGCATTGGACACGAGCTCGACATGGCCAAACTCTTCGGCGGTGATGCTCGCCACCAACTCGTAAAACGGGCGCAGCTTCTTTTTTTGCCGAAAATTGAATGACTGAAACAAATAATTGTTTAACGTCGACATTTCTCCGAAACGGCCGCCAAGCAGCTCCTGGACAGCGGCAGCCGCATTGGGGTCCGCGTACTTCGGCTTCGGCAATTCGATCGCCAGCCGGTCGATCCGCTGAAATACCACGACTCTTTTCCTCCTCTCCATTAATTGCTGAGGCGAACAGACACCACTTGCGCCAAGCGGATGTAATAAACCGCCTGATGCGCTGAGATGACGATATGGTCTGGCTTCACATCCCTCACCGTTCCTTGGATCGAACCGCGGACGGTTTCCACTACCACTTCTTTGCCGTTCAAAGCTTGGAAAGCGTGGTACACATACGGGTCAACCAAGGCAATAAGC
This genomic window contains:
- the amnC gene encoding 2-aminomuconic 6-semialdehyde dehydrogenase; protein product: MAQEEIFGPVMAVMSFTSEEEAIRLANDVKYGLAAYVWTNDMKRGHRVSQAIESGMAWVNSPNVRDLRIPFGGTKYSGIGREGGHYGFDFYTEVQVVHVAVGDPPIPAFGKGEKQTALSAEQA
- a CDS encoding Protein of uncharacterised function (DUF2642), encoding MNQPYASHASPPQLIALVDPYVYHAFQALNGKEVVVETVRGSIQGTVRDVKPDHIVISAHQAVYYIRLAQVVSVRLSN
- the ydbD gene encoding Probable manganese catalase, giving the protein MVFQRIDRLAIELPKPKYADPNAAAAVQELLGGRFGEMSTLNNYLFQSFNFRQKKKLRPFYELVASITAEEFGHVELVSNAINLCLTGSTHPGDPDTAPMKDAKDKRNTYHFIATAQTAFPGDSMGKAWTGEYVFNSGNLILDLLHNFFLECGARTHKMRVYEMTDHPTAREMIGYLLVRGGVHVLAYAKALEVATGVDVTKLLPIPNLDNRVFDAARKYEDQGVHRRLYTFSDRYYKEIVRIWKGTHPSDGQPLEVVEGAPQGGAIPDLDEVPEEFAPGISAEDFLEIAKRLQRSAGL